A portion of the Malania oleifera isolate guangnan ecotype guangnan chromosome 3, ASM2987363v1, whole genome shotgun sequence genome contains these proteins:
- the LOC131151212 gene encoding uncharacterized protein LOC131151212: MDPGSGSAHVSGSEDAGLSGAGGADSDAVLRTSSISIFNGTNFSNWNKQIQFLLGVLDLDLSLRIDKPAAITETSSLEQQALSRSWERSNRLSIMFMRMCIANNIKSMLPQLENAKEYLKAMKDRFPSADKSFARRLMVELTTMKFDGSKGMNEQVLEMANLAARLKSLGMNVDESFLVQFILNSLPS, from the exons atggacccgggAAGTGGCAGTGCTCATGTCAGTGGTAGTGAGGATGCAGGGCTCTCAGGGGCAGGTGGagctgattcagatgcagtattacgcA CTTCTTCTATTTCGATCTTCAATGGAACAAATTTCTCTAATTGGAACAAACAGATTCAGTTTCTCCTTGGTGTTTTAGATCTTGACTTATCTCTGCGAATTGATAAACCTGCTGCTATTACTGAAACAAGTAGTTTGGAGCAGCAAGCTTTGTCTAGGTCATGGGAAAGATCGAACAGATTAAGCATTATGTTTATGCGAATGTGTATTGCAAATAACATTAAATCAATGCTTCCTCAACTTGAAAAtgcaaaggaatatcttaaggcTATGAAAGATCGGTTTCCTTCAGCAGACAAGTCCTTTGCAAGGAGATTAATGGTTGAACTTACcaccatgaagtttgatggtAGCAAAGGAATGAATGAACAAGTCCTTGAAATGGCTAATCTAGCTGCTAGATTGAAATCACTGGGCATGAATGTTGATGAAAGTTTCCTTGTTCAGTTTATTCTGAATTCTTTGCCTTCTTAG